ATGACGAACGCGGTGCCGCCGCACGCGAGGATTGTGCGTTTCATGATCCTCTTCCTTATCTGAATCGAGTCGGGCTACGACGGGAACGGCGCGATGATGCGCTGAATGCGCTGCTGCATCGGGGCGCGACAGAGGGACGCGACCTTATTGAGGTACGGCTGGAACGATCGATCGCTCGCGTTGGCCGCGCGGTGCGCGTCCATATCCGCCATGCTGGCGAACAGCATCGTCACTGCGAGTGCCGGTCCGTCGAGCGAGCCGATCTGACGGCTGAGCCCAGCTCCGGCCACGGCTCCACCGATGCCCTTCTGGAGGCGCTCGGCGAGCACATTGCGGAGCTCCGGCCCGTTCCCGGCCGACGGCTGGTAGCGATTGCGAATGAGGAACTTCGGCGTGGCCTTCAAGGGCGTCGAGTCCAGCTCTTCGTAGAGGACGACGGCGCGCTCCCGGGCCAGGCACTGGTCGATCTTCCGGCTCTCCTCGGGGCTCGGGAGGTGAGCGGCCATGTAGGCCTCGATGGCCGCGAGGTTCTCGAATCGAATCGAGTGGACGAACCCGGGCTGGGGCGCAAACATGTGGACGCTGAGGGCGTGGGGCGCTGCCTTGTTGCCGGTCGCGTTGCGCGCCTCGAGGGCTGCGCGCAGCTCGGGGCCCTTCCCGACGGCAGGGACGTGGATGATGCGCTCGGTGTACATGAGACTCGGCCTCCTTCGAATGCGTCGACCTGTCGGTCGCGATCGGGGCCACTGTAGACGGGCAGCGCGCCAGAGACCACGAACAGTCCGGACCAATGGCGCGAATTCTCGAAGAATTCGTGTCAGAGTTCGTGCCGGGGAGTAACATTCCGTAACTTGACCATCGTTACTCGTCGCCGGCGTCAACAGACCAAGAGTTGGCGCGGGCGCTCGCGGAGGTGATTGGCCTGAGCGGGATGCAACCCATTGGCCCGACCGATTCTCGCGCGGTTCGCGCACGGAGCGCGCTCGCCGCCCTCCTCTGCGTCGTCCTGCCCTTGAGCGCGGCGTGCGCGCCGGCCATTCCGCTCCCAGGCGCGTGGGCCGCGCCGGAATCGCCGCCGCGCGTGTATCGCGTGGCCGTGATGACCCTGGGGGGACCGGTGTGGGATGGCTGGACGGAGGGGTTCCGCGATGGGATGCGCGATCTCGGCTATGTCGAGGGTCGGGACCTGGTCGTCGAGGACGTTCCCGCGGACTCCGAGGACGTGCAGACTACGCTGGCGACAATCGCGCGACTCCGACTTGAGGGTGTGGATGCCATTGTTTCCGCGGTGCTACCCCACCACCTTTCTGTCGTTGCCGCGGCAGCGGCACCCATTCCCATGGTGGAGCCCCTCCTCAACACGCCGAACGTCGGCGCGCCTCCCATCACCAGCTATGCGCACCCTGGCGGCAATCTCACCGGCATCATCGCCATCGACGTTGCCCAGCACGCGCGACGATTGCAGCTCCTGAAGCAGGTCGCTCCCGCCGTCACTCGCGTCATCGTCCTGACACCATGGGACCGGCCGGACGACCTTCCGGGCTGGAGGGAGATCGCGGACATGGCCCGGTTTCTCCACGTAGACGTGGAGCGCGTGCAGCCGACCGGTCCCGACGACATCGAGCCTGCCCTGGAAGGGGCCGTCGAGCGGGGGGCCGATGGCCTGCTCCAGTATCAGGGGAATCCATTTGGGGATCAGGCTGTCCGTCAGCGAATCGGCGCCTTCGCGGCGCAATACCATCTGCCGGCGGTGTACATCGATCAGGGCTGGCCCAAGCTGGGCGCCTTGATGGCCTACAACACGAACGACGCGGCCAACTATCGCCGCGCGGCGACGTACGTGGATCGAATACTCAAAGGAGCCAACGTGCAGGACCTGCCCATCGAGCAGCCAACCACCTTCGACTTCGTCGTCAACCTGAACACTGCGCGCAATCTGGGCCTCACCGTGCCCAAGGACGTCCTTGCGCAAGCTTCACAGATCATCGAGTAGGGGCAGGCCGCGTGACGCGAGTCGTCGACGAACGATTTGGAGCGGTGCTGCGGCAGTTCCGCACCGAAGCGGGGCTGACCCAGGAGGGTCTCGCCGAGCGGGCCGGCCTCAGCGCGCGGACGGTGCAGAAGCTCGAGCGCGGTGAGTCAGCCCCCTACCCGGCGACATTTCGACGGATCGCGCAGGCTCTTCGCCTCTCGCCGGACAGCCGCGACCTCCTGCAATCGCTGCTTCGCCCTCAATCGATTCGCGGAAGCGGGCCGCCGGACACCGTGCGCCGCACCCCGGTGTTGGGTCATGCGCAGGAAGTGCACCCCGAACCGGCCCTTCCGGATCGTCGAGGTGGGCGGCGCGCAACGTCGAAGAACACCGAGAAGGACTCGCGCTTCGTCGTCGAGAGCCCAGAGCGGCTCAGACTCGTCCCCCTTGCAGACGAATGGGTAGCGTTCGTGCCCATCGCGCGCGCGCCGCAGTATGCCGGTCTCCTCGGAGAAATGGCGTCAATGGCCGCCGCGCACGGCGACTCGGGGGTGATGGGCGCCATCGGGAATCGCATCGGCTATTGTCACCTGGCCGAGGGCGATCTGCGGCAGGCGCGCGCGGATTTCGAGGGCGCCGTGGGACAGGGCAAGCGTGGCGGAAGCAGCCTGGAGATGGCGCTTTCGCACGTTCTCCTCCAGTGGACTCGACTGTGCGCGGGCGATTTCGATCAAGTTCTCTTGTGTCACGAGCAGACGCTGGCCGCCCTCGACGAGGTGTCGGACGCGCGACTGCGATGCTGGGGGATGGCGCCAGCTGCCCTGGCTGCGGCGTTCCTGGGCCAAGTGGATGTCGCGCGCGGGATCGCCGGCGATGCGCGCGCGCGGGCAGACGCGTCGGGCGACCCGGACTCGGTCGCCCTGGCAATCTCGGTCGATGCGA
This portion of the Chloroflexota bacterium genome encodes:
- a CDS encoding ABC transporter substrate-binding protein, whose translation is MIGLSGMQPIGPTDSRAVRARSALAALLCVVLPLSAACAPAIPLPGAWAAPESPPRVYRVAVMTLGGPVWDGWTEGFRDGMRDLGYVEGRDLVVEDVPADSEDVQTTLATIARLRLEGVDAIVSAVLPHHLSVVAAAAAPIPMVEPLLNTPNVGAPPITSYAHPGGNLTGIIAIDVAQHARRLQLLKQVAPAVTRVIVLTPWDRPDDLPGWREIADMARFLHVDVERVQPTGPDDIEPALEGAVERGADGLLQYQGNPFGDQAVRQRIGAFAAQYHLPAVYIDQGWPKLGALMAYNTNDAANYRRAATYVDRILKGANVQDLPIEQPTTFDFVVNLNTARNLGLTVPKDVLAQASQIIE
- a CDS encoding helix-turn-helix transcriptional regulator, giving the protein MTRVVDERFGAVLRQFRTEAGLTQEGLAERAGLSARTVQKLERGESAPYPATFRRIAQALRLSPDSRDLLQSLLRPQSIRGSGPPDTVRRTPVLGHAQEVHPEPALPDRRGGRRATSKNTEKDSRFVVESPERLRLVPLADEWVAFVPIARAPQYAGLLGEMASMAAAHGDSGVMGAIGNRIGYCHLAEGDLRQARADFEGAVGQGKRGGSSLEMALSHVLLQWTRLCAGDFDQVLLCHEQTLAALDEVSDARLRCWGMAPAALAAAFLGQVDVARGIAGDARARADASGDPDSVALAISVDAMVRTAGGDPRTGVDVASAASSITCGPAVGIWVDAARGWSMARAATAGDGSADDARSLFEALLGRVRALGVGPAEVATMLFLGESYRGAGQSAAGRSMTEAMVARAEVAGMRFPLAIGRRLLGEIALDDEPGATARAAAAGQLDASIELLRHMRAGPELALAISVRDRLARTS